One Gammaproteobacteria bacterium genomic window, CCTGCGAGCGATCTGAGTTGTGCTTCATTCAACGCTACGATGATCCCGATAATGATGACAATGGCCAGCACAGAGATTAGTGGGAACACTCTCTTCACAGCCTCTAATCGTGCACCGAAGTAAGTATTAATAACGACCCCCAACGTCACTGGCACAATGATGATCTTCAAGATACTCAGCAGCATTTCCCAAACAGGCACAGGCACTGTCTTTCCAACATAAAACCATGTCAAAAAAGGCATCATGAACACGGCCAAAACAGTTGTCACCGAAGTCAATGTAATCGAGAGTGCAACGTTACCTTTGGCAAGATAACAGATCACATTCGATGCGGTACCACCAGGAGATGACCCAACCAGGATCAATCCAACTGCGATAGGCAGAGAGAGATCGAGCGCAGTACTGAGTAACCATGCAATAAGCGGCATGAGCACAAACTGTAGTGTGACACCCAGCAT contains:
- a CDS encoding bile acid:sodium symporter family protein codes for the protein MGWVTRLFPLWALMIAVLAAVFSAEFVKFQPAIVSLLGLVMFGMGMTLTAKHFAMVLQRPWIVMLGVTLQFVLMPLIAWLLSTALDLSLPIAVGLILVGSSPGGTASNVICYLAKGNVALSITLTSVTTVLAVFMMPFLTWFYVGKTVPVPVWEMLLSILKIIIVPVTLGVVINTYFGARLEAVKRVFPLISVLAIVIIIGIIVALNEAQLRSLAGPVVTAVVLHNLIGLAGGYWLAKALGCDSIISRTLAIEVGMQNSGLAVVLAVKYFSPVAALPGAIFSIWHNLSGALLASIWARRAN